The genomic stretch CGCCTTCGCCGGCAGTGGGGCAAGCATCCTACACGCTACAACCCGGTGATACTGTTCAGGTTTGGATGGCGCAGTCCCAGGATCTGCGACGGGATGTCGTCGTCGGGCCAGATGGAGGAATATCACTGCCTCTTGCAGGTCACGTCCTTGCCCAGGGACAGACTCTGCTTGAGCTCGAACAGACTCTGCGTGAGCGGCTGAGGCCTTTATTCAGGCAGGCAGACCTGACGCTTATGCTGCGTCCCGGACGCGATGCGGTGATCTATGTCGTCGGCGAAGTTACCGAACCAGGCGCCTTCCCTTACAGATCGAACATGACAGTCTTGCATGCCATTGCCGTCGCGGGCGGCATATATCGCGCGGCCGTGCTTCCTGCCGACCAGGACAGGTCCGTCATTGTCGCTAGGCAAGTTGATGACGGCAAGCAGCGTCTCCGCGAATTGTCTGCGCGCATCTTGCGGCTGGAGGGCGAGATTGCAGGCCGAAGCTCCATCCTCGACGACAGCAATGCCTCGCAGGACCCCTTGCTGGTTCAGGAGCAGGCACTCATGGAGGCGCGGGCATTGACGGTTGCAACCTTGGAAGATGCACAGCGGCAGGCCAAGCAACTGAATGACCGAAACATGCAGGCGCTTGAGGAGCAGGTGGAAACGGTGACACGCCGGATCGAACTCGCCCGAGATCGACTGAAAAGCGTCTCGAACCTTATCGCGCGCGGGGGAGCGGAGAGTTCGCAACGCAACCGTCACGAAGCCGAGATTGCCGAACTCGAGGGACGGATCAGTGCACTCACAACGGAAATGGTGGCCACCGAAAGAGCCGCAAATGCTGAAACAGCGCGGTATCAGGCCGCCCGGCAGGAGCGCCAGACACAACTTCTGACCGATCTGCAGGCGGCGCGGCGGGCCTATGACGAGACTACTGAACGTCTGTCGGACAGCAAAAGGATCATGTCCATTTATGGAGCAAGCGCCAGTGCGGCACAGGACCGGAGCGAGCGGACCATCGGCTACGTTATAATCCGCATGCGCGACGGTATAGCCTCCGAGTTGGAAGCGGCTGAAACTTCAGTCCTTCAGCCGGGTGATCTCGTCCGCGTGCGATATGCGGAGCACCCGCAGTCTACCGCGGCAACGCCGAACTTGGCCGCCTCGGCCAGTACGGCCATCGGGCGTGCCTCCACTTCTGCAGTGCCGGAGACGCAGTGATGGTCGAATTGATCTGGCGAAACGCCATCTATTACCTCCTGCTCTTTCTTCGCCGACCGCTCGTCGCGCTTTTGCCGGGCCTTCTCACTTTGGTCGGCGGGACCTACTTGGCCCTCAATTTCGAGCGCCCTTTCTACAGCGAAGGGCTGCTTATCATCGACTTCCAGCAGATATCCTCGTCCCTGGTCTCACCGACTGTCGCGAACGACAGGCTTCGGTTCATCGATCAACGGGTACTGTCTCGAGACAATCTCGTCTCCTTGGCAGATCGATTCAATCTGTACCCTGATCTGCCTGGAACGGTGTCGGAAGCAGCGATTGCCACGATGGTTCGAAGCAACATAACCCTGCAGACGAACCTTTCCGAAGGCTCAGACGGATTGGCAAGTGCTACCGTGCTCCTCGGCTTCAAACACACCAGCGCCAGCACGTCGGCTGCCGTCGCCGACGCGCTCATCCACATGGTGATCGAGGAAAATCGGCGCATCAGGACCTCACAGGCATCCGAGACGACCAAGTTCCTGCAAAGAGAGGTGGAAGATCTATCCGCCCGCCTGAAGCTCAAGGAGGAAGAATGGTCGCGTCTCGGGCTGGAGAACCAGGATGCGCAGCCTGATCGCCTTCCGACGATGCTTATTGAACTGCAGGGCAGGGAAGACGAGCTTTTGACCGTACAGCAAACGCTGGCGGCGAGTCAGGAGGAGATCAAGCTTCTCGACGCTCAGCTCCGTGCGGGGCTTGACGCGACAAGTCCCCGGGCTCGTTTGAAAGATCAGATCGCAGCGATCGATGCCGAGATTGCCGAGGCGCACCTGCTTTACACCGACGAGCATCCGCAACTTCGCCTTCTGAAGCAGAGGGCGGCGGAGATGAAAAGGGCTTATGATACGGCTTCCACTGCGGCAGCACCGGCAGTAGGTATGCTGCCTCCCGACCTCGCACTGATAGCGGAGCGCCTCAACCAGGCGCGACCGCGCCATGAGGCATCTACTTCCCGACGAGCTGACCTCCTGACAAGGATCGCACAGCTGAAGAACTCCATCGCATTAGCAACCGAAGCTGAAGGCAAGCTTGCAATCATCGAGGCGGACCGGCAGTCACTTCAGCGTAGCCTGGACGAGATGAAAGGTCGGCTTTCGACTGCCTTGATGGGCGAGCGACTGGAGTTGAAGAACATCGCATTTCAGGTGGACATACTCGAGCGTCCTACCGTGCCAAAAAATCCGTCTGGGCCACGCAGGCTACTATTGCTCGCCGGCGTCTTGCTGGCTTCGGCAGCGATTGGGACCGGGACTTTGGTTGCCTCCGACTTATTGGATCAGCGGGTTCGCGGAACCTTCGATTTGAATGAAGCACTAGAGGGCCAGACGCTGGTGCTGGTGCCGGACTGGAAGCCAACCCGTCCGGGCAAGGCTCTTTCCCGGTAACGAGGAATCCGGCCGAGAACCAGCCTCGAACAATCGGCCCGGTGGCCGCAGGTAATGTCAACGGGGGTAAGCAAGATGAAGCTGCACAATAGTATCCGTCCACGCGGTCGTATCGCAGATCGTCTTGGGGGGCCTCAGCTGACTGACGCAACACAATCAGCATCTTGCGCAGATGTAAGCGAACACGCACTCTGTT from Pseudorhizobium banfieldiae encodes the following:
- a CDS encoding polysaccharide biosynthesis/export family protein; translated protein: MLPPSPAVGQASYTLQPGDTVQVWMAQSQDLRRDVVVGPDGGISLPLAGHVLAQGQTLLELEQTLRERLRPLFRQADLTLMLRPGRDAVIYVVGEVTEPGAFPYRSNMTVLHAIAVAGGIYRAAVLPADQDRSVIVARQVDDGKQRLRELSARILRLEGEIAGRSSILDDSNASQDPLLVQEQALMEARALTVATLEDAQRQAKQLNDRNMQALEEQVETVTRRIELARDRLKSVSNLIARGGAESSQRNRHEAEIAELEGRISALTTEMVATERAANAETARYQAARQERQTQLLTDLQAARRAYDETTERLSDSKRIMSIYGASASAAQDRSERTIGYVIIRMRDGIASELEAAETSVLQPGDLVRVRYAEHPQSTAATPNLAASASTAIGRASTSAVPETQ